The Nocardia vinacea genome contains the following window.
GATGGCCGATCACGTGGTGTTGCTCAGCCGCGGCACCGTCGCGTTCGCCGGGCCCGCCGCAGATATCGACCGAGGTGCCGTGCTGCAGAACTATCTCGGCATCGACGGCGGCCACACAGACTTGCCGGCGTTGCCGGCAGGACACCCACCCGGAACCGCGGCCGGGCGATGGGCGTAGCGAATCGAATGCTCGGTATCCGTACAGGAGTGGAGTAATGAAGAAAACAAGGTTTCTGTGGTGGGCCGCGCCGGTGCTGGCGGCGGCGCTCGCGCTCACGTCGTGTTCTGCCGACTCGACCAGCGGTGGGCCCGAATCCGTTGGCCCGGTGAAGATTTCCGACGGCGGGCTGCAGGGCGATCCGATCCTCATAGGATCGATCTGCAGCTGCACCGGCCCGGCCGCGGCGTCGGTGGGACACGCCACCGATGTGCTGCAGGCCTGGGCGTCGTGGGTCAACGATCGCGGCGGAATCAATGGGCACCCGGTCAAGCTCATCGCATACGACGACGAGCAGAATCCGACAACAGCGCTGGCCGTCGCGAAGAAACTGGTCGAACAGGACAAGGTGCTCGTAATCGTCGGGCAGACCAGCCTGGTCAGTTCGAGTTGGCAGAACTACGTCGACAGCAAGGGCATACCGGTCATCGGCGGACAGCCGGTCGATGCCCCGTTTATCACCGACCCGAACTTCTTCGCCTCCGGAACCACGCTGCCGGTGCTGATGCTGGGTGAGGTGGCCCAAGCCAAACAAGCGGGCGCGAAGACCCTCGGCGTCTACTATTGTGCCGAAATCCCGGTCTGCGAGCAGCTTCCGCAGATGCTGAAACCGATGGCCGAACAGGCCGGTCTGGGATTCTCAGCGGAGAAAGTCGCGATTGCCGCGCCGAACTACATCGCTCCCTGTCTCGAATTCAAGGACAAGGGTGTCGACGCCGTATTCCCCGGCGTCTCGGTCGAGGCGATTTCGCGCATCGCGGCATCGTGTGCGCAGCAGGGTTACAAACCGATTCAGGCTCCTACCGGCGTGAGCCTGCAGAGAGCGTGGGCCACGGACCCGAACTTCGAGGGCAGCATCTTCGCGGGCTCGAACGCGCTGTACACCGATGACTCGATTCCGGCCATCAAGGACTTCGGCGACGCCCTCGACAAATACATTCCCGGCCTCCGGGGCAGCGGGGACTTCAGCGCGCCGCTGCTGTGGCCGTGGGCAGGTGGGCAGCTGTTCCTGGCGGCGGCCAAAGCAGCCAATCTCTCCCCGTCTTCGACGAGCGCGGATGCGATCAAGGGACTGCGCGCACTGCGCGAGGAGACCCTCGACGGTCTCGCTCCGCCGCTGACCTTCCCCGAAGGCCAACCGGGGTTCCCGCTGTGCTACTTCACCGGCAACACCAAAGGCGGTGTGTTCCACTCCGCCAACGGCGGTAAGCCGACGTGCATCGACCAGGCAACTGCCGCTGCGCTGATGAAGGCACTCACGCCGTCGTAACCATCCGAACCGGTATTCGGCGAGGCGGTGGTGTTACGCCGCCTCGCCGACGAGGACGGCGAGGATCACCGACACGATCGTCGCCATGCTCACTGCGCCGGTGCCCGAAGCGACATCGGGGGTTGGGTCAGGAGCTGATCGGTAGGTCGAGGCTGGCCAGCAGGTCGATCACACGTCGCCGGATATCGTCGCGGATCGGCCGCACGTCGGCCACCGGTAGTCCGGCCGGGTCGTCCACGCCCCAATCTTCGTACCGGATGCCGGGCACCAGTGGGCACACGTCGCCGCACCCCATGGTGATGATGACGTCGGCGGCCAGGATGATCTCGTCGGTCCAGGTCTTGGGGAACTCGTGGGAGATGTCGATGCCCACCTCGGCCATGGCCGCGACCGCTGCCGCGTTGAGCGCGCCGCTCGGCTCGGACCCACCGGACCAGGCCAATACCCGACCCCGTGCGTAGTGCTCGAAGAAGCCCAGCGCCATCTGCGAACGTCCGGCATTGAAGGTGCACAGGAACAGCACCACCGGGACCGCGTGCTCGACGCGCCCCTCCACCTTGGCCCGAGCGTGCAGCTGCTGCCGGGCGAAGCGCTCGGCCAGCAGCGGCACGTACAGCTTCACCGGCGCGCGTGCCGTGATCTGCGCGTAGGAGTCGTGCAGGAAATGGTGAATCGTGTTGGCGTCGAACAAGATCGTGAACTCGCGGTGCAGCCGCCGCTCGGCACGGGCGAGCGCCGTGCCGTGCACTATGTCGAGGAGTCGGTACGCCGGGGTGATCTCGGCATATCCGGCCCCGTTCGTCCGCTCGGGCGTAGACACAGTAGTGAGGGTGACACCGATGCCCTTGCGCGGCAACCAAACTGGGGATGAACCGTATCGTACCTGCAGGCCACAATGCGGCGTATCGCCGCAGAAACCCCCTCGATACAGCGGGCGTCGCGAAAACCGTTAGCGCAGAGAACCTTCCATCGGGTCGGTGGGCATGGGTGCAAGGCAACGACCACCCGGGCGAATTCGTCGAGGGGTGCATCGCTCGATTCGCCCTCACGTCCACGCCCGCGGCGACCCGTCCGCCGCACCGTGACCGCTGATGTTCCGGCGGGGCTGGAGATCCTGATCGGACTAGGGGATCAGGTCCAGCACGGTGGTGGATTTCACCTGCATGATCGCGGTGTTGATCGCCACCGCAGACGCAAGGACAAGGCCGGCCATCGGCTCGCGCAACGGCTTGTCGATCACCAGCGCGTAGGTCTCGGCCGACACGATCGCCCGTTGCAGGCTGGCTGTGGTTCTGATGATCCGGGCGATTTCCGCGTCGGCGTGATCGACGATTGTGAACTTTCGAGGTTGGAACAGCCGGTCTGCGTGGATAGTCCCGATCCGGGTGTCGTCGGCAAGCAGCGCGAAACGCTTTTTGCCCATCCAGTTCTCCTGGACAATCCGACCGATCGGCTGTCCTGCGGGCCCGTCGACGATGACCTTCGACTTGAACACCTTTCGCGGCCGCGTCACCGTGAGTGCAGGATTGTCCAAGGCATCTCGCATTTCGAGCCGGTGGGTGAAGAAATTACTGAAGTCACCGAAAAAGCGAGCGGCCTTCTTGAGTCGACTCTGACCGACCTCCACTACGGACCCGAGCCGCTGGCCGTTCTCGCCCAGCACCGCATACTCGGTGGACATCTCGATCAGCTTCGGCTTCTGATCGATCACCAGCACCGGCTCGGTGTAAAGCGTTCCACCACAACGTCGTCCGGCGCTGGTGAGTTGTTCGGAAGTTGCCATTGCTTTCCTCT
Protein-coding sequences here:
- a CDS encoding phospholipid scramblase-related protein — encoded protein: MPPVAEPIHSRIPRTPSKRKAMATSEQLTSAGRRCGGTLYTEPVLVIDQKPKLIEMSTEYAVLGENGQRLGSVVEVGQSRLKKAARFFGDFSNFFTHRLEMRDALDNPALTVTRPRKVFKSKVIVDGPAGQPIGRIVQENWMGKKRFALLADDTRIGTIHADRLFQPRKFTIVDHADAEIARIIRTTASLQRAIVSAETYALVIDKPLREPMAGLVLASAVAINTAIMQVKSTTVLDLIP
- a CDS encoding three-helix bundle dimerization domain-containing protein, encoding MTPAYRLLDIVHGTALARAERRLHREFTILFDANTIHHFLHDSYAQITARAPVKLYVPLLAERFARQQLHARAKVEGRVEHAVPVVLFLCTFNAGRSQMALGFFEHYARGRVLAWSGGSEPSGALNAAAVAAMAEVGIDISHEFPKTWTDEIILAADVIITMGCGDVCPLVPGIRYEDWGVDDPAGLPVADVRPIRDDIRRRVIDLLASLDLPISS
- a CDS encoding ABC transporter substrate-binding protein: MKKTRFLWWAAPVLAAALALTSCSADSTSGGPESVGPVKISDGGLQGDPILIGSICSCTGPAAASVGHATDVLQAWASWVNDRGGINGHPVKLIAYDDEQNPTTALAVAKKLVEQDKVLVIVGQTSLVSSSWQNYVDSKGIPVIGGQPVDAPFITDPNFFASGTTLPVLMLGEVAQAKQAGAKTLGVYYCAEIPVCEQLPQMLKPMAEQAGLGFSAEKVAIAAPNYIAPCLEFKDKGVDAVFPGVSVEAISRIAASCAQQGYKPIQAPTGVSLQRAWATDPNFEGSIFAGSNALYTDDSIPAIKDFGDALDKYIPGLRGSGDFSAPLLWPWAGGQLFLAAAKAANLSPSSTSADAIKGLRALREETLDGLAPPLTFPEGQPGFPLCYFTGNTKGGVFHSANGGKPTCIDQATAAALMKALTPS